In the Mytilus galloprovincialis chromosome 10, xbMytGall1.hap1.1, whole genome shotgun sequence genome, one interval contains:
- the LOC143048539 gene encoding uncharacterized protein LOC143048539, which yields MPSTSKHHTDIDSRGNIKIDHSTTYQENSFLSDSLESKIASLHKAKFRASIDTDDALKEARKEAEEISRLSSAIKRGEIKDSVSLYERRSHTPKSRDGTPHTTEVLTYGMQSSSFGSRPQTNVESNIRRDSDKPPVSTLTMFAISMQKLTSSKSSSKNDTKVIHKNIQGYRSFMTLRCLSSPAYLRKERSKRQRRPAIVRFQDLKDGEVMEAQDIPVMKPEVAYAMQLRKRQIRSRRELTELSKIETEEKYGKPDKTDEFKQKRYAWAKGNDELNTRIRSFLVDVETFNKRQRKPDYLMTDIVRSKTCMV from the coding sequence ATGCCTTCGACAAGTAAGCACCATACTGATATTGATTCTCGAGGGAACATCAAAATTGATCACAGTACAACATATCAAGAAAACTCATTCTTATCAGACAGTTTGGAAAGTAAAATAGCCAGTTTACACAAAGCAAAATTCAGAGCAAGTATAGATACTGACGATGCGTTAAAAGAGGCTCGAAAGGAAGCTGAAGAAATTTCGCGTTTAAGTTCTGCTATTAAACGTGGTGAGATTAAAGATAGTGTTTCTCTGTATGAAAGACGATCTCATACTCCAAAATCACGCGATGGAACACCACACACTACGGAAGTACTTACTTATGGAATGCAAAGTTCTAGTTTCGGGAGCAGACCACAGACTAATGTTGAGAGCAATATACGTCGTGACTCTGATAAGCCCCCTGTTAGTACGCTGACGATGTTTGCTATTTCTATGCAGAAGTTAACTTCCTCGAAATCATCATCTAAAAATGACACTAAAGTTATACATAAAAACATTCAAGGCTACCGAAGTTTTATGACTCTTCGCTGTCTTTCGTCGCCAGCTTATCTGAGAAAAGAGCGAAGTAAACGACAGCGGCGCCCAGCTATAGTCAGATTTCAAGATCTTAAAGATGGTGAAGTGATGGAGGCTCAGGATATACCAGTCATGAAACCTGAAGTTGCGTATGCAATGCAACTGCGCAAGCGCCAAATTCGTTCACGGAGAGAACTAACAGAActaagtaaaatagaaacagaagaaaaatatggaaaaccaGATAAAACagatgaatttaaacaaaaaagataCGCATGGGCGAAAGGAAATGATGAACTTAACACTCGAATACGTTCATTTCTAGTTGATGTGGAAACTTTTAATAAACGACAGAGGAAACCAGATTATTTAATGACTGACATTGTTCGGTCGAAAACATGTATGGTGtag